In Rhodopirellula islandica, the following proteins share a genomic window:
- a CDS encoding flagellar motor switch protein FliG, which translates to MATASSRSDDDARRAASLRRVAIVLKNLPRPIAAKLLGELPVESQQRLQYELASLDEVDPLEHKRALESFTGSIRQTRSDAARHGQPSGSMDEIMFSRTASERGTQTPSPRSTMDSNPAGVPVSADFGSTKQSFGFLDSLTNDDVRGLLQSEHPQTIAVVMASIDPRKAAAILPQFPPNQRQDILSRIGRLQEFPDSMIEDLVSTFRTKAEALIARSQANPLQDLINAYAPTEGWDPAQAARHVPAEAAAVSPRLKAILSEMTPTYGHASPSTETHSVPATHATAPGHPASTPIGAAAEIQEPSVGGAPPLRVHVPANATAEAPHASPRSDSTSSPASSGLATDEIHQQLVKMKPRLLCEALGRVPTRIAMLCLCGLPNKTADSAISVLPRQQANQVRAQLANVGSMELREIDEAKEAVLVAALADSSTTAMAA; encoded by the coding sequence GTGGCGACCGCCTCCTCTCGCTCTGACGATGACGCTCGCCGCGCCGCTTCGTTGCGACGTGTCGCGATCGTTCTCAAAAATTTACCCCGACCAATTGCCGCGAAATTACTGGGCGAATTGCCCGTTGAATCGCAGCAACGCCTGCAATACGAACTCGCCTCCCTCGACGAGGTTGACCCGCTGGAACACAAACGAGCCCTGGAATCATTCACCGGTTCCATTCGACAGACTCGATCCGACGCTGCCCGCCACGGCCAACCGAGCGGCTCCATGGATGAAATCATGTTCAGCCGAACCGCGTCGGAGCGGGGCACGCAGACGCCTTCCCCCCGCTCGACGATGGATTCCAATCCGGCCGGAGTCCCCGTGTCCGCTGATTTCGGATCCACCAAGCAATCGTTTGGATTCCTGGATTCACTGACCAACGACGATGTCCGTGGGCTTCTGCAGAGCGAACATCCGCAAACGATCGCGGTTGTGATGGCATCGATCGATCCCCGAAAAGCCGCGGCCATCCTGCCGCAATTCCCTCCGAATCAGCGGCAAGACATCCTCAGCCGAATCGGCCGGTTGCAAGAATTTCCCGATTCGATGATCGAAGATCTGGTCAGCACCTTTCGCACCAAAGCGGAAGCCTTGATCGCTCGATCGCAAGCCAATCCATTGCAGGATCTGATCAACGCTTACGCTCCCACCGAGGGCTGGGACCCGGCGCAAGCAGCACGCCACGTGCCCGCGGAAGCCGCCGCCGTGTCGCCTCGTTTGAAAGCCATCCTGTCTGAAATGACGCCGACGTACGGTCACGCCTCGCCCAGCACGGAAACCCACTCGGTTCCAGCGACGCATGCCACCGCGCCCGGTCATCCTGCCAGCACGCCAATCGGTGCCGCAGCAGAAATTCAAGAACCATCAGTTGGCGGCGCACCACCGCTGCGAGTGCATGTGCCGGCGAACGCCACCGCGGAAGCTCCCCACGCCTCCCCGCGATCAGATTCCACCTCCTCGCCGGCATCCTCCGGTTTGGCCACGGACGAAATTCATCAACAACTCGTGAAAATGAAACCGCGTTTGCTTTGCGAAGCTCTGGGACGTGTCCCCACCCGCATCGCCATGCTGTGCTTGTGCGGGCTGCCTAACAAGACCGCCGACTCCGCCATCAGCGTGCTTCCGCGGCAACAAGCCAACCAGGTTCGTGCCCAGTTGGCCAATGTGGGATCGATGGAACTGCGTGAAATTGACGAGGCCAAAGAAGCGGTCTTGGTTGCTGCTTTGGCTGATTCCTCCACCACTGCGATGGCGGCATGA
- a CDS encoding 3-deoxy-7-phosphoheptulonate synthase, giving the protein MIRTDDLRIGAIKNLMSPSELLSEIPASDEISQTVADGRAAIQNVLQKKDDRLLVVVGPCSIHDPDSARQYAEKLAVEQKRYADDLLIVMRVYFEKPRTTVGWKGLINDPKLDDSFEINHGLRTARRLLSDINAMGLPTGTEFLDLISPQYVADLVGWGAIGARTTESQGHRELASGLSCPVGFKNGTSGNVQIAVDAICSARRPHHFLSVTKEGTSAIFATTGNPDCHIILRGGKHTNYDAASIDMASGLLEKADLPPRIMIDCSHANSRKIFARQSYVCRDICAQVSEGDDRIMGVMIESNLLEGNQKLSASPLVQGLSVTDACIGWDTTEKLFRDLGQAVAARRQVG; this is encoded by the coding sequence ATGATCCGCACCGATGATCTTCGTATCGGCGCCATCAAAAACCTGATGTCACCCAGTGAACTGTTGTCGGAAATCCCGGCGAGCGACGAAATCTCACAAACCGTTGCTGACGGGCGTGCTGCCATCCAGAACGTGCTTCAAAAGAAGGACGATCGTCTATTGGTCGTCGTGGGACCCTGCTCGATTCACGACCCAGACTCTGCTCGCCAGTACGCTGAAAAGTTGGCCGTGGAGCAAAAAAGGTACGCCGACGATCTGCTGATCGTGATGCGGGTTTACTTCGAAAAACCACGCACCACGGTGGGTTGGAAAGGTCTGATCAACGACCCGAAACTGGACGACAGCTTCGAAATCAACCACGGCCTGCGAACCGCTCGGCGTCTGCTCAGCGACATCAATGCGATGGGATTGCCGACCGGAACCGAGTTCCTGGATCTGATCAGCCCTCAATACGTGGCCGATCTGGTCGGCTGGGGAGCCATCGGGGCTCGCACGACCGAAAGTCAGGGGCACCGCGAATTGGCGTCGGGGCTGTCTTGCCCGGTCGGCTTCAAAAACGGAACCAGCGGCAATGTGCAGATCGCGGTCGACGCAATCTGCTCGGCTCGGCGTCCTCACCACTTTTTGTCAGTCACCAAAGAGGGCACCTCGGCCATCTTCGCCACGACCGGTAACCCGGACTGCCACATCATTCTGCGTGGTGGAAAGCACACCAATTACGATGCCGCCAGCATCGACATGGCATCGGGCTTGCTCGAAAAAGCCGACCTGCCACCGCGAATCATGATCGACTGCAGCCACGCCAACAGTCGCAAAATCTTCGCGCGGCAGTCGTACGTTTGTCGCGACATTTGCGCTCAGGTGTCCGAGGGCGACGATCGCATCATGGGGGTGATGATCGAGAGCAACCTGCTCGAAGGCAATCAAAAACTCAGTGCGTCCCCGTTGGTTCAAGGGCTCAGCGTCACCGACGCTTGCATCGGTTGGGACACCACCGAGAAACTGTTTCGCGATCTCGGACAAGCAGTCGCGGCCCGTCGCCAAGTCGGCTGA
- a CDS encoding sensor histidine kinase — protein MTPAGDSTPGVPTDPPESGPDVSKSQWMRLVEADRQSIAGELHDELLPYLFAAAGALASLQRQNPDLKTALEKPVQWVDQAREIARQIMNGAALPRDLSSGPLVAAKEFLESVVLRGDDVQELSVRWKQLDESADVAWDETQAIAVYRIVCEAVRNVVRHARANQLIVAWETAPTGWAVSIQDDGEGFESETVSKTSQGITLMRQRAEAAGLRFQIVGAKDSGTQVTVFGSP, from the coding sequence ATGACGCCCGCCGGCGATTCCACTCCGGGTGTGCCCACGGACCCGCCCGAGTCAGGGCCCGACGTTTCGAAGTCGCAGTGGATGCGGTTGGTCGAGGCCGATCGCCAGTCGATTGCTGGTGAGCTGCACGATGAGCTGCTGCCTTACCTGTTCGCTGCAGCGGGGGCGCTCGCATCGCTGCAGCGGCAGAATCCCGATCTGAAAACGGCGCTCGAAAAACCCGTTCAGTGGGTCGATCAAGCCCGCGAAATCGCTCGCCAGATCATGAACGGAGCGGCGCTGCCTCGTGATCTGTCTTCAGGCCCCTTGGTGGCCGCCAAAGAATTTCTGGAATCCGTGGTGCTCCGCGGCGATGACGTCCAGGAACTGTCGGTTCGGTGGAAGCAATTGGACGAGAGTGCCGACGTGGCATGGGACGAAACGCAGGCAATCGCGGTTTACCGGATCGTTTGCGAAGCGGTTCGCAACGTGGTTCGGCACGCCCGAGCGAACCAATTGATCGTGGCTTGGGAAACGGCCCCGACCGGATGGGCGGTTTCGATCCAAGACGACGGGGAAGGCTTCGAGTCGGAGACCGTTTCAAAGACTTCGCAGGGCATCACCTTGATGCGGCAGCGGGCAGAAGCTGCCGGATTGCGTTTCCAGATCGTTGGGGCCAAGGATTCTGGCACCCAAGTGACCGTGTTTGGATCGCCGTAG
- a CDS encoding FliH/SctL family protein, which translates to MASILKHNAAPNAAPTSNADGTPVAPPDRSKFGPADFPPASRPGISTRVPADQVDQARSNAAGATGDVVGKQPGGVSGLAGFNLNDLAEKGREELRQAREQAAQLLAEAESQAAEMKQAAEARGYEEGVKKASQDIEQKITQLAEAKTKSQLQALQNASTKMHAQYDQWMQQYAEVLTETAIAATERMVRANLNEAPVPASLAEAGYADSPHQQHLLVRWASEALHSTRSAGRLVLAVHPDMLAELGQRFDELLASPDLPEQSCVIPDETLSVGEVVVRQEGGEIRAGLQSQLERLREEML; encoded by the coding sequence ATGGCATCGATTCTCAAACACAACGCCGCGCCCAACGCCGCCCCCACAAGCAATGCGGATGGCACGCCCGTCGCGCCCCCTGACCGATCGAAGTTTGGCCCCGCTGACTTTCCGCCCGCGAGTCGCCCCGGCATTTCCACGCGAGTCCCTGCTGATCAAGTCGATCAAGCTCGATCCAACGCAGCAGGTGCGACCGGCGACGTCGTCGGCAAACAACCGGGTGGTGTGTCCGGTTTGGCTGGCTTCAATCTCAATGACCTGGCTGAAAAAGGACGCGAAGAATTGCGTCAGGCTCGCGAACAAGCCGCTCAGTTGCTCGCCGAAGCGGAATCCCAAGCCGCCGAAATGAAGCAGGCGGCGGAAGCTCGCGGCTACGAAGAAGGCGTGAAAAAGGCCTCGCAAGACATCGAACAGAAAATCACGCAGTTGGCCGAAGCCAAAACCAAATCGCAACTGCAAGCGTTGCAAAACGCCAGCACAAAGATGCACGCGCAGTACGACCAATGGATGCAGCAATACGCCGAGGTGCTGACCGAAACTGCGATCGCAGCGACCGAACGAATGGTGCGCGCCAACCTGAACGAGGCCCCCGTGCCGGCATCGCTTGCCGAAGCCGGTTACGCCGACAGTCCTCACCAACAACACCTTCTGGTGCGTTGGGCCAGCGAAGCGCTGCACAGCACTCGGTCCGCTGGACGTTTGGTCCTGGCCGTTCATCCCGACATGCTGGCGGAGTTGGGGCAACGTTTCGATGAACTTTTGGCAAGCCCTGATTTGCCGGAACAGTCCTGTGTGATCCCCGATGAAACACTTTCCGTGGGCGAAGTGGTCGTGCGACAAGAAGGCGGCGAGATCCGTGCCGGGCTGCAATCCCAGTTGGAACGGTTGCGTGAGGAAATGCTATGA
- a CDS encoding VanZ family protein: MVHAPLFAGLTMLTLVLLQSLRPQVVGSAPWARRLVLVAAALFVSGVLVEMLQGMIGRSATLHDAIANGLGILAASVWFVASGLTSLIGRRSLQLLGIIFIGLTWWGSIKIIRDCWKVESDFPRIASFETPLEITRWHFDRGRRGRTQSNVTDGEFALRWKPKDAPHPAMTLLEVSSDWSNVETLELDIVLNAPASAGLPESLGPVPTELEPTGTEPTDSESSDPELESPVVRTWEVILKVIDEDHQDYHEDVAKHFVTLRAGEPQHVIFPRQSMIDGPQDRELDLSRIKMVSLLIYQPGPGVELDVDHIHATLKRPAVQSEP, encoded by the coding sequence ATGGTGCACGCCCCGCTGTTCGCAGGGCTGACGATGTTGACGTTGGTGTTGCTGCAGTCGCTTCGGCCTCAGGTCGTTGGTTCCGCCCCATGGGCACGGCGTTTGGTCTTGGTCGCGGCAGCCTTGTTCGTGTCGGGTGTTTTGGTCGAGATGCTGCAAGGCATGATCGGACGATCCGCGACGCTTCACGATGCCATTGCCAACGGGCTGGGAATCCTAGCCGCGTCGGTCTGGTTCGTTGCCAGTGGTTTGACTTCGTTGATAGGGCGACGCTCGCTGCAGTTGCTTGGAATCATCTTCATCGGGCTGACATGGTGGGGTTCGATCAAGATCATTCGTGATTGCTGGAAGGTTGAATCGGACTTCCCTCGGATCGCGTCGTTCGAAACACCGCTTGAGATCACACGGTGGCATTTCGATCGCGGTCGGCGTGGTCGAACCCAGTCCAATGTGACCGACGGCGAATTCGCTCTGCGTTGGAAACCCAAGGATGCCCCGCATCCCGCGATGACGTTGTTGGAGGTGAGTTCCGATTGGTCCAACGTGGAAACGTTGGAACTGGACATCGTGCTGAACGCACCAGCGTCTGCCGGGCTCCCCGAGTCATTGGGGCCGGTGCCGACCGAGCTGGAGCCAACTGGGACTGAGCCAACCGATTCCGAATCATCCGATCCGGAACTCGAGTCGCCTGTCGTTCGAACGTGGGAAGTGATCCTCAAGGTCATCGACGAAGATCATCAGGATTACCATGAAGATGTCGCGAAACACTTTGTGACACTTCGCGCGGGTGAACCTCAACACGTGATTTTCCCTCGTCAATCCATGATCGACGGTCCTCAAGATCGCGAGCTGGATCTGTCACGAATCAAGATGGTCAGTCTGCTCATCTACCAGCCCGGCCCTGGGGTCGAGCTCGACGTGGACCACATTCACGCGACTCTGAAACGCCCTGCGGTCCAATCAGAACCATGA
- a CDS encoding STAS domain-containing protein — protein MSAITEQMQGEVLIVGFTDNALRDAQRIEVVGREMQEIVPQAIHKKMLIDFSGLAFMSSAMINKLILLNKSCKAQGVALKFCNVSPLVMEVFRIVNLGKLIDIQGDQEVAVASFDKKGWFGGKK, from the coding sequence ATGTCAGCCATCACCGAGCAAATGCAGGGTGAAGTATTGATCGTTGGATTCACCGACAATGCCCTTCGCGATGCACAACGGATTGAGGTTGTGGGCCGCGAAATGCAAGAGATCGTGCCACAAGCCATCCACAAAAAAATGTTGATCGATTTCTCCGGCTTGGCATTCATGTCGTCGGCGATGATCAACAAACTGATCCTGCTGAACAAAAGCTGCAAAGCTCAGGGCGTGGCTCTGAAGTTTTGCAATGTGTCCCCGTTGGTGATGGAAGTTTTCCGCATTGTGAACCTGGGCAAACTGATCGACATCCAAGGCGATCAAGAAGTGGCCGTGGCCAGCTTCGACAAAAAGGGCTGGTTCGGCGGCAAAAAATGA